In the genome of Zootoca vivipara chromosome 6, rZooViv1.1, whole genome shotgun sequence, the window ctcccatcacccatgaccacTGGCTGcgcttgggagttgcagtccaacaaaatctggatggCACATCTGTTGGTTACCCCTTGTATTAGAGATTGGGAAGAAATATTATTGCAGGGCAGACTTAGGATCTGTGATGCCTCACCATTCTTAGGCTGGGGCTGTCCTGCCTGTCCAGATGCAACTCATGAAGTATTATGTTGGCACACCAGTATTTGCTACTTTTTTATGAAGTCTGTAATCCAAACTCATTAATATATGTTctgagtggtttttttaaaaatgtaatagacAGCAGAAAGCACCTGTTTGGAGTATTCTGAAGTGAAGTTTGGATGGGTCAAAAGAATATCCATGTCCCCACTTGATTCTGCACCTGTCAAAACCAGAGTATAAGAAAATAAGAATCCTGCTTTCCAGCCAAACCTagaaaatttgtttttatttcctcaCTTCTACCCTTCAGCTCTGCTGTGGTCTGCAAGGTTAAGTTAGATCTgcaattcaggtaggtagccatgttggtctgacgcagttggaaaaaaataaaaattgtctagtagcaccttatagaccaactaagtttgttctggtataagctttcgtgtgcacaggTATCTGTTATTAGACCTGCAAGTTTTACAAGTTCCAGGTCTGCCTCAGTTAAGTGACATAACTAATGTTGGGATCTCAAGCATgttagatttccccccccccagactaaTAAATACTAAGCAGTGTAGAAGTCACCaagaaaacacaaataaaattaaCAAAGTTTTTAAAGACAAATATACATAACAAGGTTACATGTCCTTGCCCCAGTCAGGCATTACAGAAACCTTAGAATAAGCCAGAGAGGAGACAATTTCCCACAACAGCAAACAGAGGATGCTAAAACAACATGGAAGACCCACCTCGACGGAAACTGCCACACACTGTAGCAATATATGTGGGGTCCACTTTCTTTACCTCGCTCAAAACGATTTCCTGTTTTGGACAAAAAGAGATCAAGTCAATTGATCTTTCTTCCACAGACCCCTCATTGCCTTTTCCCTCAGCAAGGAAGATGGTGCTTTAGCTCACCTGCATCTCTAACATCTCTTTACGAGGAATTCTTTTCTCAAAGTCTTCAAAGTACCTGCACATGCAAAATAAATGAGGATAAGGAAGCAGCAGTGACTGTGTTCCTGGGCACACCAATTTTCAAGTTCTTTTGAAATTTAAATCCACTGACTCTTATAAATCCCTCCCAGTTACACAGTGCAAATTCAGGTTTAATTCAAGTACTAATTCGCATATGTTCTGCTTTGCTGCCCAAGTTATTTTTACTGCTGTTTTACAGGGTGTGCTATATGGATTTTTGTATGGTTCTTACTGTAATGCATTGTTTTCTGAGATTGTTGTGCTTAGACTCTTCATGCAGCAAGTGACTAATACCAATAATTTGTCCGCTTTAGAATAAGTACTGAACAAAACCTTGTATCACCTGATAGATATAATATGCTAAAGCTATTGTTTAAAACAGAACACGTCTGACACAGGAGCAAGCAATATGCCGCAGCAAAAAATATCAGTGATACATGAATGCTGCTTCTCAACATGACTGTTATaaaccttcctttttcaacaagccttttaaggggaggttttttttaatctctgtCTGTATCTGCACTgaattttgaaattgtttttatgtgtttctattgttgcttttttattattaatcacTTTGGGATATTTCATTTAATTTATGATTCACTTCCCACAAAACGAATAAAATAAACACACCATTGACTTGGTCAGCAGCACTACTGCCCATACAATGAATGTTTCACTACTAATGGCCCATTTTGCAAGTAATTCAGTATCACAGAATTTCAATCAAGAAACCATGGAGGGCAAGTCAGACCCTGACCAACACCACAGACTGTTGAACAAAGCTAGCTAAAACTTCCTTGGAGATTAACATTTGGCAACAAATGAAAAATCTGCTAGTGTTGCTTCAGAATGTATTATATTAAAAAGCTCTATGCAAGTGTGCCATCAAATAACTATAAATGTCCATAACTAAACCTTTAGAGGAAGAAAAGATGCAGGTCTTACTTCAATCCAATTCGCTGATGATGGTTCAGTTTGTGCTCATTTTTTTTTAGATCTAGAAGGAGCAGAGTAATGTAAtcagttaagcattttattaaatgatGATCTCTTCCAGATGGAGCATTTACCGAGCAACTGTCCTGATTTGCTCTCACAAAACTTGCACAGAGGCTATATGCTATCATAGTCAAAAGGTTGCTCTGCTGAacaaattactgtattttcccatcacttttctaACTACAGAAGTCCAATCTTTTTCAAAAGTGTATTTGTTGTGTTGCTCTTGCTATTTATATTGTactgtgctgttgttttattcCTTAAAGTTGGTTATGAAGGTGTACTCTTATGATGCAAAGGGCACATGGGGGCCTGTGCAGTCTAGAAGCACCCCTCaagggaggaggaaatgtttGGCCCAACTTTCTTGGCACTGGATATATCAACAATCTGGGATCTCTGGGTTGTGATCCCAAGGAGACAGACAAAAGGGAGAAGTGGGTCACAAGCCTGATTACTGCAGAACCAATTTGGTTTCTCCCTCAAAATGTAATAGCCCCTGAAATAAAAATAGTTACTTGCATTAGCTTTAGAAAGAATAAATATTCTCtaaaattaagtaaataaaataaaccaaccaTCAGTcatagaaacaaagaaaaaccatCCAGTTGATCTAAATGAattcagccagaggcaaaaaatCCAACTTGTTAGTCCAAAGCTGTCCTGAACAAAGAGAAGGATCTTTGTCAGAGCAgcttctgaatcatagaatcctagagttggaagagaccacaagggccatccagtccaaccccctgccaagcaggaaacaccatcaaagcattcctgacatatggctgtcaagcctccgcttaaagacctccaaagaaggagaccccaccacactccttggcagcaaattccactgtcgaacagctcttactgtcaggaagttcttcctaatgtttaggtggaatcttctttcttgtagtttgaatccattgctctgtgtccgcttctctggagcagcagaaaaaaaatctttctccctcctctatatgacatcctttaatatatttgaacatggctctaataccaccccttaaccttctcttctccaggctaaatatgccCAGCCATTcgtcataaggcattgtttccaggcctttgaccattttggttgccttcctctggacacgttccagcttgtcagtatccttcttgaactgtggtgccaagaactggacacagtactccaggtgaggtctgaccagagcagaatacagtggtactattacttcccttgatctagatcaggcatgtcaaacttgcggccctccagatgttttggcctacaactcccatgatccctagctagcaggaccagtggttggggaagatgggaattgtagtccaaaacatctggagggccgcaagtttgacatgcctgatctagatgctatactcctattgatgcagcccagaattgcattggctttttagctgctgcatcacactattgactcatgtcaagtttgtggtctaccaagactcctagatcctttcacATTCTGGTTGTACTTCAGATGGCAAAGACCATCCTAAttgctgggggcagggagggggcacaCATTGTAATGGGAGGAGGAAACTCACTTCAGTTTCTTCAGGCCAGATATGAAATGGCAGGTTAGAACATATAAAAatccagcaacccccccccccaaaccaataaTTCACATACCAAAAGAAATCCTTCAGTATTCAATAGACaggggtaaagaggtgcatcttcagcaacTGATAGAAGCTGTCAAGTGCTGGTGCCAGATGCTCCTTTGGGGGAGGGAGTTTCACATCCTTGTTGCTATCGCTACGTCCCCTCATTAGCTGCCATCCCTCAAACCCCTGagggtggcagaacagaaaggagGGCCTCCTCCACTGATCTTGACCCCTGGGCTGATCTATTGgaaagggtgatggtattgggaGACAGTACTGGACAACGGGGGAGATGGATAGGGCAGTAGAGCTATAGTTGCAGAGTCCCCCTAGCCCTGCCTAGGCATTTCCAAAGATGGAGGCATGTTGGCCTAGAAGATAAGCAGCTTGTTCCCTCAAACCCAGAGAGACAGCCGCAGCGGACTCACCTTCCAGAGTTTTAATCCCTTCGTCCACAAACTTCCTGGCAGCCGCAGGCCTACAAAGCAACAAGGCTGCTCATCACCGGTTTGAAGAGAATCTCCAGCATAACATCTCATGCAAAATTTCACTCCATGAGGATGTGTCTGCCATGGGACAGATTGCTGACCCAGGGCAAACAGTGGAAGAGTTTAAGAATTAAAATGACAAAAAGAGCAGAATCTTGGACAGCGGAGGCAGAGAATGTAAAAGCCTTCCAATGGGGAGGAAAgaacagctgatgggagttaagaatccaaaaatatctggagggcaccaaactGGGCAAGGCTGGATTATGAAACTGGGACACTGTCAATAGCAGCACCAGAAAGTGTATTTCAATTTCCTCAAATTTGAGCTCAAATGCATTCAGGAGACCCAGTTTCAAAGCTCTTTTCTACCCttggttttaaaaatgcacacacatttaCCCTATGCCGCTGACTCTGGTCAGGAAATTGATAGAAGAGCTCGTATCATCCTGTCGAATctagaaggagaaaaagaacGGGCTGTTTCCAACTACACAAATGAAAAAGACAGTCAGATTATGGCAGGGAAACAGTTCCTGTGAAGCCTGAGTGAGACATTGCTTGGTTCACTCAGCCAAAGCAATGCCTGCCTTTGTCTCTTCCCTGCTACATGATGGGATGTGGGAGCACAGAAGGCAGCGGAGACAGAAGCAGCGGGAGGAGATTTTCCCATGAACTGTGAAGAGTCAGCTTTCACTTAAGAGCatacaaagagcctgctggatcaggccaatgaccaatCTAGTCCACCACCCTGttttcgcagtggccaaccagatgactgtgggaactcgcaagcaggattcgagcacaagagcactctcccctcctgcggcttccagcaactggtattcagaaacattgctgcctccaactgtggtggcAGAGCTTAGCTACTgtagctagtagccatggatagccttctcctccatgaatatgtgtaatcctcttttaaaaccatccaagttggtggccatcactgccccctgtatgtgctgcgtgaagaagtcctttcttttatctgtcctgaatcttccagcattcagcttcacatGAGGTAGCCGTTCTTGACAGTGTTTGGGAATCATTAAGGTGCCGCATGGAGGACAGATTTGGCCAAGTAGTTTCAGCAGTAGAGCagatgctttgtgtgcagaatgaATCAGGTTCTGTCCtgggtatctccaggtagggcagggaaagTCTGCCAGTCAGTTTCACTTGGTAtgcaaggcagcttcatatgcagGCATTTGGCACCACCCACAGggagtttatttttattcatcaaaTAAATGTTTCTTAACTGCCTTACTTCAAGAGATTCCAAGGTGGTGTACGCAAGTATTAGGCAAACTATTCACCCcgttaaaaaacccaaaatgacACTCCACACTCTTTTAGTAAACCTCTTtgtggttttattacaatcaagtggtgtataaatgttgTGGGTAGGAAATTTAGAAACAATATAGAAGAAGGCCAACTAAGTTGCATATGTATACGTGAACTTTGCATATACGTACCGTACTTTCGGAGTGAAATATTATACCACTTGTACAAAACAGAGTTATAAAAATCCAATCAGTTACCTTTTCCAGCTTTCGTAGTTTTCCAGTAGATAAAAACTCATCAATCTTTTCTGCAATTTTAGCTCCGACtccatcctttaaaaaagaaaagaaaaatgaaaaaaatgggaGAGCTATATATTAAACTCAGACACTACACAGGAACTTAACTTACAACAGCAAGCAAGAGAGTGAAGCACATAAAACAATGTTGTAAAGAATAAAACATTTGCCATAACAACATGGAGGGCAAGTCCTCCACCTGTTTGGGACTTGCATTCCCATTGTCCCTTGGTCAGCAAAGCCAATCTAAGTGCAGAATCCACCAGGAGGGTCTTTTGTGCTAGCCCCACTGAGACGATCAGAAGCAGCACAAGACCATTGGCTTTGTTTTTAAGTTGCACTGCGCCTTTAAAACATGCTACTTTCACACATGAACatgcccaaagcagctcacaacacaACAGCAGCAATACAGGAACAGTAATGTACATCAAAACAGCATTACTACTATGGTCTGCTCCCGATAAGCTTCAAAACACAATTTATAGCAATCCAATAAATGACAATTCTACAACAGTTTATTTCAATCAAGCAAATGTTTAAACAATGTTCCAAGTAAATTGGAAGTTAGCATCAACAACTAAACCACACCAATTTTGCATATTAAttgttataataaaataataagctAAGACACAGCACAAATCCCCGTTCTTTTTTCtctcactgtgtttttatttttactttggcAGATTACAAGCCATAAATTTGAATAAATTTGTAGTAAAATTTGTAAACATATACAGAATCTGAAGATGAATTTTACTGATTCTGAATTATTCGCAAAAGCAATGGGGACCTGCCTGTTCTTAAGGGACTTACCAGCTTCTTTGCTTCAGCTCCACTTTTGATCTTGCTTGGATATTTCGATATCACAGAGGCTGCCTTCCTGTATGCAGCAATGAAAAACCTACAGTCAAATTTTGGCCCCCCAAAAATTGTCACACAGCATGAGATACCCACTGTGGTTCCACTGAAAAGCAACACCTTTCCAGGTATTACAGTGAATTAGAGAGAAGAAACAGAATACAGAAGTTCAAATATAGGATCTCTCTCCTCAAAAAGGAGGCAGACAGCAACTGTATACATCCAGGCCACTCACTTTGCAGATCTCCCTACTCTGCTCCAGTGCAATCCTGTAAAGACTTCTATTGGGCCAGGTGTCATGGTCTGCTGGcaaacagattattattttctttatagGCCACTTCATCTTCCAAGAGaagtctctaagcagtttacaaatcccAACAAAAAGGAATGAGTATAAAAATATGATATAAATTAGACAGGCAAACCCAACATCTATTACTGCTCCTCCTACTACTACTAGATTCCACATTGTTAGTACACATATCTCTTAAAAtgtagataaataaaataaatcatatacaaaacatcaaaatatacCGTAATGCAAATAACACATTGTAATTACAGTATCCCATTATTAATGAATGTTATAAAAACCCCACAATTACCAAAACCATTCACACTACATAAAACTAAACCCACAACCCACACAAAGACAATAATTCAACAGACTCCTAACACCCACTGTCACTCCATCCTCTCACTTTAAAAAGCACCTAATATTGAAATAAAGAACATTATATTTCCACTTCTGCACAGGGTTTGTATTTTGCAAAAGTAAAGATGTTCCTATTACTTTATCTCAAGAGGTGAGACCGAGTTCTCCTAAGATGCTGTCTGTTTTGCACTGATTCCTGGAGACTCAGCCATATTTTGAAGGGGAGATGGAGATGTGCTGTGAAACAGAGTCAAAATCTGGGATGGGGTGTCAAAGTACCACCATTGCAAGAAACCAAGCCCACATGCTATGAAATGTCCTTATTTCGAAGCCCTCTGTAAAACTGCTTTGCCAAAGAATCAGTGAGTTTCCAAGGCAGATCAGATGATAGCAGAGATCTTACCTGTAAGCATTGTACTTGTGGATGGCCCTGTTCACATTCCTCTCATAGTTGGCCAGTTCTGAAAAAAATATTCTAGTTAATTATGAACAAAGTCACATAAATTGGGAGATTTGTCAACCTTTGAATGCCCGTTGAAAACTTTTCTAAGctgccaggcttatgcaggccatttagaaaatatatattttcataatagccgtaccttggatcccgaacaccctgGAAattggatgttttggctcctgaatgctgcaaagccAGAAGTGATTATTCCAgattgcaaacgttcttttggaaaccaaacgtccaacggggcttccgtggcttccgattggctgcaggagcttcctgaagccaatcagaggccgtgatttggttttcgaacatttgggaaatcgaacggacttccggaacggattctgttcgacttccaaggtacaactgtagtttgttaatagtCTCAGATTCTAATTTTGTACATGCTTTTACTATATACAGATATCACTTAAACCACTTTGATACAATATAGTGGtatatactttttaaataataaataaataaagataggGCCCAGCTCAGGTCAAGGTCAGTATGATTCAGTGCCAATCATTTAAATGACAGAGATAAGTGACCGCTCAACTCTACTTCAACTTAAATGCATGAAAAGAGGGTGCTTTGTCTACAGTGGATTGTGCCCATCTACACTGAAAACAAAAAGAGATATATATAGGGGGCGGGCATagcaaataaaaagcagaaaattAAGCAAGCATAAACACTAAGGCCAGACCAAGAATATAAAAAGTGAGGACACAATTTCCCCTGTTGCATGTGACTATGCTGGACCACTTGCAGAgctacaccacacatttaaagcacatccaatgcatgtgactttccccaaagaatatcGGGGACTGCATGGTCCCCCtcacagttacaattcccagcctccttggcaaactacagttcccagttctTAAAATGCAATTGGATGGTGCAGATCTGCTGGGCAACTTCCATCAGTCTTTAGTATCGGCCACGCTAAAGGAGTCCAACAAGCCTGTAGGGCCTGCAGGGAGTCCAACAAGCCTGCAGGGCCACAAGCATCCCTCCCCTGGGAGGAGCCCAGCCGCACTTGAAAGGCTTAAGAGGTTTTATGATGGCATAAACATCCATAGCCGTCAACCTTCCctcttttttgctggaaattcccttattccag includes:
- the POLB gene encoding DNA polymerase beta isoform X1 — protein: MSKRKAPQENPNEGITDFLSELANYERNVNRAIHKYNAYRKAASVISKYPSKIKSGAEAKKLDGVGAKIAEKIDEFLSTGKLRKLEKIRQDDTSSSINFLTRVSGIGPAAARKFVDEGIKTLEDLKKNEHKLNHHQRIGLKYFEDFEKRIPRKEMLEMQEIVLSEVKKVDPTYIATVCGSFRRGAESSGDMDILLTHPNFTSEYSKQPKLLHQVVEQLENIHFITDTLSKGDTKFMGVCQLPSKDEETGYPYRRIDIRLIPRDQYYCGVLYFTGSDIFNKNMRTHALEMGFTLNEYTIRPLGITGVAGEPLLVNSEKDIFDYIQWKYREPKERSE
- the POLB gene encoding DNA polymerase beta isoform X2, translating into MSKRKAPQENPNEGITDFLSELANYERNVNRAIHKYNAYRKAASVISKYPSKIKSGAEAKKLDGVGAKIAEKIDEFLSTGKLRKLEKIRQDDTSSSINFLTRVSGIGPAAARKFVDEGIKTLEDLKKNEHKLNHHQRIGLKYFEDFEKRIPRKEMLEMQEIVLSEVKKVDPTYIATVCGSFRRGAESSGDMDILLTHPNFTSEYSKQPKLLHQVVEQLENIHFITDTLSKGDTKFMGVCQLPSKDEETGYPYRRIDIRRAFQRVGVTTEKALRQIPCNLTSPVTSLAAVFQVDSQGSVLLWSSVLHWKRHIQQEHENPCSGNGLHPQ